The Tamandua tetradactyla isolate mTamTet1 chromosome 13, mTamTet1.pri, whole genome shotgun sequence genome segment ATACATTCCCCTGACATATATTTGCAAGAACAATATATTATTTATGGATACATGTAGAGAGTAAGAGAGTTAAAGTAACAAGACATATGTGGGGTCAATAAACCATTTAAAAGAGGGGTTGAAGTGTGGTAAGAATGATCTGAACTGGAATGGTTGGGGGAGGTCATGCAGATGCTTCAACTATTTTTGTAGTATTTTACATGTAAGCTGCAAGAGGTTCACTGATGGTTATGTTATTCCTTGTCAGTTCACACATGCACGAAATATTTCCCTTGAGCCACACCAAGTTTTCTTTCCACTGAAAAGTGTGCACTGCAATTGAGTCAAGAGCTTTGGATTCAAGAAGGTAAGCCTCGCTGAGTCCCATCCATTTGAATTAGGGCACCAAAGTCACATGTCCTAGAGAATTCCAGCAATCCTCTAGCTTCAAAAATTCAACaccgaattttttttttttcagttcctctACCTTGAAGCAGTCAGGGGAAGCACAAGGCCAAGGTATATCCCATTGCCTCTGGCTTGTTCCAGTGTTGGTTCTGATGAGGGGCTGTTCCATTCTGAGCTCCCTTAGGGATAAATCCCAGGATGAACGATGCTATTAGGCAAACTGACAGATGCACGATAGCTTATAATAGGCAGGGCCATGGGCTGACATGCCTTTCTCCAAAAGTGGAATTACAGACTGAGAAGATTATTCAATTTATTTGTGCTTTTTCAAAGCTACATatttaatagttaatattttataaGTGTCTTTCCAGTTTTCTATTAAAAACTGGGCATCACAGCAAAACATGATTTACAGCATATTAGGAGGAAAATTTCTATCCATATTTCCTAAATTGACAGATTTCCTTTAACACAATCCACAGATATAATACAGTATGTATTTTTGTTAAATCCATCATATTAAAATCATCTGTAAGACTTTATTTCAATATCAGTTCTCTCGTAAAGCAAAATAACTCAACTACATGTGCTACAATTTGGGGATCTTCCCTATGATTTCTCTGACATACAGTGAATACAACTTGTATATGAAGGTCTCAGAAAATATAGGATGTTGACAGTTTTTCTCATGTGTGATTTTTCTGGTGTTTAGTAATAGACAACTTCTGAAAGAATTATTTTCCTCTGTTTGAGTCACAGCCTTCTTTCCTACATAAGTTCTTCGTTTAATAAGCTCAAACTTTTTAGACTCCTACATTTCCAATATGCATTAGTATGGTTTCTTCCagatatattcagtaattctcagttGTCTTatttaaaacagattttcaaatattcattaCATACATAGTATTTTCCTccatgtatattttctttcttactttggAAGATGACTTACAAGTAAAAGGTTTTCCACACTTTCTACATTCATATGAGTCATGTCCTCTGTAAATTCTCCATAGTATTTTGAGGTGTGAACTGTTTAAGAGAAggatttctctttttcatttgtaaCGTTTTTGCCATATGTGTATACTCAGATGCACTATGAGAATAGATTTCTAACAGGATTTCTCACACTTATCACATTGGTAGGTTTCTCATTTATGTGCCTTCTCTGATGTACTTTGAGGCCTGAGTTGCAACTGAAGGTTTTTCCACACAGGTTACATACATAGGGTTTCTCCCCTGTGTGTGTCCTCTGATGTTTAGTGAGATCTGACTTATGATAGAAGGACTTACCACATTCACTACATTTATAAGGTTTCTCCCCTGTGTGTATTCTCTGATGTACTGTGAGGACTGATTTCTCAGAGAAGGATTTCCCACACACattacatttatagggtttctcgCCTGTATGTATTCTCAGATGTGATTTGAGAACTGAGTTAGAagtgaaggttttcccacattgaTTACAGTCATAAGATTTCTCTCCTTTGTGGGTTCTCTTATGTGCTGTATAGTCTGATTTGTGGTAGAAGGTTTGCCCACATTTTTTACATACATAGGGGTTCTCACCTGTGTGAGTTCTATGGTGAATTGTAAGATATGAATTCCTAGAGAAGGCTTTTCCACAAtccttacattcatagggtttctccccTGTGTGTGTTCTCTGATGTTTAGTGAGGTCTGATTTATTGTAAAAGGTTTTTCtacattcattacattcataagGCTTCTCTCCTGTGTGTATTCTCTGATGTACTGTAAGGACTGATTTCTCAGAGAAGGATTTTCCACACTCattacatttatagggtttctccTTTGTGTGTATTCTCTGATGTACTTTGAGGCCTGAGTTGCGagtaaaggttttcccacattgAATACATTCATAAGGTTTTCCTCCTATGTGAGTTTTCTGATGTTTAGTGACATCTGATTTGTGGcaaaaggcttttccacattccttacatccatagggtttctctcctgtgtgagttctCTGATGTATTGTAAGGTATGAATTCCTAGAGAAGGCTTTTCCACAGTCATTACATTCATATGGTCTCTTGCCTGTGTGTGTTTTCTGATGTGTTGTGAGAACTGAGTTGCTGATGAAGGTTTTTTGACACTGActgcattcatagggtttctcccctgtgtgaattctctgatgtacTGTGAGATATGACTTATGATAGAATGTTTTTCTACATTctttacattcatagggtttctcaccTGTATGAGTTCTCTGATGTATTATTAGGTGTGAATTCCTAGAgaaggatttcccacattcattacatttataaggtttctctcctgtgtgggtTCTCTGATGTAATGTGAGGAGTGATTTTCTAGAGAAGCATTTCCCACATTCATTGCATtcataggatttctctcccatatttattttctgatgtttgatgagttttgacttTTCACAGAATGCTttgccacattcattacatttacaGACCTTCTCTTTTGTGTGTGAACTCTGAGTTACATTAAGAACTGATGTCTCACAGAAAGCTCCCCCCCACTTGTTACATTCAGATGTTTTCTCTGTGTCATGAAAGGTTGATTTCCTGACAAAATTATCAGTGCTTTTAACACATTCATAACATTTGACCTCCAAATGAACTCTATGTTTCAAGAAGTTTGACTCCTCAAAGCAAGTTCTCCAATATtcattaaaatcataaaaattttctcttttttgcatcATCTTATGGACCATGAGAGTTGACTGATTATAGAATGTTTTATCATATTGATAATATTCACAAGGAATATCTCCTGTGTGAGTTTGCTTATATATAATGAAAACTGCCGCCTCATGGAAATCTTTTTCACATCTCTTACACCCAGGTTGCTCTAAAATTTGGATGTTCTGATACGGACTGAAGTCTTCATTATGACTGAGGTATTTCCCACTTTGAATGAATTCATGAGGTTTCTCTTTCATATGAGTTTTTTCATGATTACTACTGAGGAACATTTTTCCATATGCACTGAGGTCATCAGCCTTCTTTCCTAAATAGTTTGCCTTACAAATTATTAATTCAGAAATGTATTCCAAACTCATACCACATGAGTCACATTTACAGGGGAATTTCATGGAAGAAACTGGAACTGTACcaaaattgaacattttatcTAATACATTACCTCTCTCTATAATCAGTGTTTTGTTGCTGATAAACACAGGTTGCCAGAAATGTCTGCCCTGGGCTTGCTGACTCTTTTCTAGTTGCTTATCAACTTTGCAGTtttctagaaaagagaaaaaataatcataagctatgaatcttaataaatttatgaTGATAAAATTATACTTACATACCAATGACTTTTTATATAGGTGACTTAAGTTCCAGGAATAAAAGTAGCCCAAAATGTTCTTGACCCCCATCCCCTTGGCTTGACAACAGAAACACAAAACCTGATAGCACTGTAAAAGAGAGTAGAAACTTAGAATGAACATATTGATATGGGAAATTTACAAACATGCACCCTGAAATTcaataaagagtttaaaaataaatagaaagtgcAGGGAATAGAACAACAAGGTTTGAAAAAAATGGCTGACCTAGATATGGGAAATGCAGAGTATGAGGTGATTACCACAAGATCAATGAACAGTAAATAGAAGGTCAAGAACAATTCATAAATAAGAGTGCTCTGGAGAAATACCAGAAGAATGATTTGATTTGAAGGAAGCAGAACAGActttacattcttttcttctcatacctgcattattattattttttttttatttatttttttacacgggcaggtccaggaatcaaacccaggtctccagcatgacaggcaagaactctgccactgagccactgttgcccaccctgcattattattattattattatcattattattattttattaagtaaagaaaaattaactaatacaacatttagaaatcattccattctacatatgcaatcagtaattcttaatatcatcacatagatgtatgatcatcatttcttagtacatttgcatcaatttagaaaaagaaatagcaagacaacagaaaaagaaataaaatgataatatagagaaaaataaaaataaatacaaaaaatatatattaaaaacaaacatacaaacaaaaaaaaactatagctcagatacagcttcattcagtgttttaacataattattacaattaggtagtattgtactgtccatttttgagtttttgtatctagtcctgttgcacagtctgtatcccttcagctccaattacccattatcttaccctgtttctaactcctgatggtctctgttaccaatgtgcattattttttttaattagagaagttgtaggattcagaaaaatcatgcataaagtacagaatttccatatactaccctattattaacaccttgcatcaatgtggtcatttgttacaactcatgaaagaacatttttataatagtactattaactatagtccattgttcactgcttgtgttgtacagtctaatgcgcttttaaaatttttattcaagggtaggccacagtggctcagcaggcagagttctctcctgccatgcaggagacccaggttcaattcttggtgtttgcccatgcaaaaaaaatataaaaaaattttttattctagtaacatatatacaacctaaaattttcccttttaactacattcagtgctattaattacattcacgatgttgtgctaccatcaccaccatccattaccaaaactttgtgatcaacccaaataaaaactctgtaaATTCAAGtacattaattccccattccatATCCCCACTTCaccccctggtaacttatattccaCATTCTGACTCTAGGAGTTTGTGTACTTTATTTCATATTAgggaggtcatacaatatttatcctttttataCCTATATTACTACAGAAAAATCCTCACTAGGGTTTAGGTGTTTCTGGTTTTGtcctcctcattttttttctttttaatttgagtGTACCATGAATACCAAATTAAATTCAACAGTTTCCTCATATTAAAGAAATATCCTGCAGCACAATTTCTAATTGTCCCTTTACTCCTATAACTTACAAGAAATACTGGTGTCTaccagaaaatgtgaaaaaaaaggaatctttGCAACAAGATCAGATCTATTTGTTGTTTCTAGCTATAGTACATGTATTTCatttttcacagttttttttttcaaaaagtaaacCAATCCTACCATCAGATTCTAAGTTTTCTCATTACAAACTTGCTCTGACCATTATTAATATATAACTTTGCTTTCACATCCACGATCCatattatggtttttatttataCTGAAGCCTTGGGGGATTATATTTTTCAACCTGATAGAAAACATTTATTGACACATGTTCATTTGCCTTGAGAACTCTCTTCAAGTTAAATTTCTGCTCAATAAATTCAAAGTAACAATGATGATCCTATGTTCAAAATCATGACCAAAGCCCCACTGTCTCCAAGAACCATTAGGCAAAATATACTGAAGTTAATAttcgggggaaaaaaaaaacttgatgtcAATGACATTTACATTAGGTGTTCAAGCTATCACTCCACAAGTCCATAATAAATGTCTTCTGTTTTAAATATACCAGGATATTAACCTGCCATAAACTGTTTAAATTCATCTAAGCCTTTTACTCAGGTGGCTTACATTCCCACTTTGGTTTTGCTCAGAAGTTACATATTCTTCAGGGAAATGGTACTGGCACATACATTCCTCCAAATAAGTCTTCACACACAATTCTATAAAGTTTGTTTACAGTAAAACTTAATTATATTCTGCACATTTCATTCTATCACAACTTCAGACAACACTCTTGTCACATAAACATGCCATTAActgctgaaatttaaaatacttcagtcatcttttttcttctattccagCTATAACCTATGATTCTCACAGAACTATATGTCTGATTTCTTTTGAACACCTGAGAATGGATATGAAATTAATAGTCCTTAATAAATGgtatgtaggagataggattaacataagacctgcggaactacttgggagtagatggcatcagggtggtggcggcagtaagctgctttatgttatctgatttatgtaagacagtctaggaggaagagaatgcttgtttaccccaaatggttattttaagtaggaaggaagaacaccgaaagataagaactttgtttcctcaggaaatgcatgcatgcctattgtcatcctatggtatataaccaggatctggttaagaataaaattgtctaaagtctgtctgaagtaaactcaagcttcagaccccctgagcccgtttgtgtctttccttctctccttcttcctttctttctttctcatcattccttaatatccttcgagttCCGTTCGAACAGGAAGCAACAATGgtatgctttcttcaaaatgtaaaTCCTCAGGTTTTATACAAACCTATAACTTTTGAACCAGAATTTAGAGCTTTATAACCAACATGTGCATTTAGAAGGAACTCCTGGTAACACAAAAATCAATAACTATAAAGGCTCTTTCACTCATAACACTCACAGTTAACAAAGTAATGATCCTATATGCATTATTCAATAAACAGCAAAATAAGGtaagctctttctttttttaaacataacaacatacaaacacaaacattcttaccatattatcattccattcttggtatataaacaataactcacaatttcatcacatagttgtatattcatcaccatgatcacctctcagaacattttcgccaatccagaaaaagaaataaaaagaaaaaaatttgtacataccataccccctacctctccccctcaccaatcaccagtatttcaatctactaaattaattttaatatttgttccattatttatttattttaatccatatgttttactcatctgtcaataaaaggagcatcagacacaaggtggtAAGCTCTTTTTTAAGGAACCATAATCTAGAGAACAAAAGTATCCTCAATCAACATCTACAAACTATCAGCAATCAGAATATGAGgtacataatctaaatcaaagCATGCATGGAACAATTCATGAAAGTGATGGAAACTtgagtttaaatttaaaatgtattttgaaatgttataataataacaacgggaaaaataacaaatcataaaCATGATCCAGGCAATCTTCCAAATCCTTTTTAAATACTAATTCACAAAAATCAAGTCCACAGAAATCAAATGGTGGAGATGTAAGGCAGAAAAATATCTATATGGATTATATTTAGGAAAAATTGATTACATGAAGTTTGGCCCCTGTTTTGGGCAATGGAGATGGTCATTAAATGAGAGAACCTGAATTTCATATATCATGCACTGAGGAAAATATAAATCAGGCTAGTACCATGATAAATTAGATGTCTGGTGGCGGGGGGATTTAATTTCACTTAGGAATTaccagaaaaaattaaagaataagacAATATGGTTAATGTTTGGGATGATATCAGAAAGTGAgaagtaataaaatgaaaatatttagaagcgAACTTTTGGTTTCTGCCTGACATGTAAAGGAGTTTGAAGTTATTACTCCTATCCtcacaagaataaaaatgaaaatcaagaacTCTACTTAGTTCTTAAAGTCagtattactccatacagcagctgttaaagaagctgaaaaaaaggtcaaacttcaattagagatatgaatgaaatggactgggttaggactaaggtaaatcaaaacacagggtaaaggatgatactggctgtattttaaaacttcaacttctgtgtgagacaaaggaagagacgtttatttggtacaaaatttatattttctgtagcacactacctaatttaacctgtatggtcagtttatttaaacaacataattacatgaaacctaGACTAGGGAATGAgctcttgttattttgtacagctTAACATAATaccttgatacatcccagagtatttggggcacaaaataaaaaagtatttccaaagtcccttttaagggactagagaaaaatgtggaaatattaaacttcccacctGGAATATTCCTGATAGTCTCtcaatattagggactcccaatttaataagcctcAATCCTGGGGCATGctcttatgaaactcattcctacaaaagagaagctaagcctatgtataattatgcctacgagtcacccccagagaacctcttttgtggctcagatgtggcttccctatgtcaattctgcaaataaactcactatcctccctcctacatgggacatgactcccagggatgagcctggtcctggcatcatggaattgagaaagtcttcatGACTGAAAGTagggaaggaaatgaaacaaaataaagtttcagtggctaagagacttaaATAGAGCTgggaagtcattctggaggttattcttatacatcatATATAGTCCtgtttagtttctagtgtattagaatagctagaaggaaatacctgaaactgttcaactgtaatccagtagccttgattcttgatgatgactgtataactaatagcttttatggtgtgacagtgtgattgtgaaaactttgtgatagacactccttttatccagcgtatgggcagatgaataagaaaacaaagacaaaaaataaataaataaataatgggggtgaaTAAAAGGTATGGGATAttctaggtgttttttttttttttggagtaatgaaaatgttcaaaaattgattgcgGTGAAAACACAACCAATATATATTacactgtgagtcactgattgtatactgtggatgattatatggtatgtgaatatacctcataaaattgcattaaaaaaaagaaacaacaacaaaaaaaagaactctgcTTAAACCCATCAGAGAACTGAGGTCCCAGGGTGGTCCCAGGGCAAATCATCACCCCAGAATCTGGGGAGACAACAGATAAAGAGTGTCACAGCTTATTAAGATACCactgctgggcgggccgcggtggctcagcgggcaagagtgcttgcctgccatgccggaggaccccggttcgattcccggccccagcccatgtaaaaaaaaaacaaacaaacaaataaaaaataagaaaacgtgtaaagatgtttccctttcttcctcccttccttcctttcatccttccttccttctctgtctttccttcccttcctccctctcttaaaaaaaaaaaaaaaaaaaaaaaaaaaagataccactgCTGTAGTCAGCATTGGGTAGGAATATTTGAAGGGTAATTGACTAACTGCTGGAAGCtgaattgagagagaaaaacttcTGGAGGCCCAGCCCAGTTTTGTGAGTTTTAACTTCAAGAGCCCCACAAAGAACTCACTGtgaaaataggagaaaaatcCCCACATGCTtctggcagggggtggggaaagaTAGCAATTTTGAAATGGTCCAGAGCACTCTGTTCTCTTCAACAAAGGCATATCCTCAAGAGCATTTTATTTTACCAAAGCCTAACCAACATGGgcaaagttttcattcttttagcattAAGTATGATGTGCGTTTTTCAACAAACATTTCAACCATGTTGAAGAAGCTtccttctgttcttatttttcttagtgTTTTAATAATGAaaggatattggattttgtcaggtgccttttctgcatcaattgaaatgaccaTGTGTTTTCGCTTTGTTCTactaatgtggtgcattacaatgattaattttcttatgcAGAACTTTCCTAAcattcctgagataaatcccacttgatgaGTGTATAACACTTTTAGTATGTTGGATCTGGTTTGTTggtattctgttgaggatttttgcatctatattcataaaggatgttgttctacattttcttttctttcgatgtctttatctggttttggaaAATTCATTATGAAGAAGAATTTTGCACATATACTAGACTCAGTTTATACATCAACCCAGATCTGCCTTCGTTTCTAGTCAGAGTAGCCTAATGGTAGGCTGACGACAGGCAAGGAGTCAGGTCACTGGGGCTGGCACCACTACATCTGTAGATTGAGGAAGAAGTGGAGTGCTAACTTAACTGACAGAACACCATCCCAAAGTGGCTGGACTGGACCTGTGGAAGCTCTGGCTTCCCCAGTAAAATTCCTAAAAAGGCTGGATGATGTAATCCAGATATGTGAGAGGTTAAAACTCTCTGTGTAATGAAAGAGAAGAATCTTTGTCTAATGAGAGAGAAGAATAAAAAGCAGTCAGCTACAATATTTTCCCTTCCACCTTTCCAACAGGCTGTATGTCTTCTCTTAGAAAAAACCCCAACAGACTGAGCAATTACATGCGCCTGTTACAAAGCTATAACTAACTAGGTAATCATCCCTTTGCATTTTGCCTTCCTCCTAACCTGTCTTATTCCCTCTTTCCTCAATTCTGTAACAGGTCTGCTCTGCTCATCCTG includes the following:
- the LOC143653471 gene encoding LOW QUALITY PROTEIN: uncharacterized protein LOC143653471 (The sequence of the model RefSeq protein was modified relative to this genomic sequence to represent the inferred CDS: inserted 2 bases in 1 codon) yields the protein MKKSYRSISFEDVTVRFTQEEWQHLAPAQRILYRDVMLENYSHLASVGYCIPKPEVIFKLERREEPWILEKEFPYQSYAENCKVDKQLEKSQQAQGRHFWQPVFISNKTLIIERGNVLDKMFNFGTVPVSSMKFPCKCDSCGMSLEYISELIICKANYLGKKADDLSAYGKMFLSSNHEKTHMKEKPHEFIQSGKYLSHNEDFSPYQNIQILEQPGCKRCEKDFHEAAVFIIYKQTHTGDIPCEYYQYDKTFYNQSTLMVHKMMQKRENFYDFNEYWRTCFEESNFLKHRVHLEVKCYECVKSTDNFVRKSTFHDTEKTSECNKWGGAFCETSVLNVTQSSHTKEKVCKCNECGKAFCEKSKLIKHQKINMGEKSYECNECGKCFSRKSLLTLHQRTHTGEKPYKCNECGKSFSRNSHLIIHQRTHTGEKPYECKECRKTFYHKSYLTVHQRIHTGEKPYECSQCQKTFISNSVLTTHQKTHTGKRPYECNDCGKAFSRNSYLTIHQRTHTGEKPYGCKECGKAFCHKSDVTKHQKTHIGGKPYECIQCGKTFTRNSGLKVHQRIHTKEKPYKCNECGKSFSEKSVLTVHQRIHTGEKPYECNECRKTFYNKSDLTKHQRTHTGEKPYECKDCGKAFSRNSYLTIHHRTHTGENPYVCKKCGQTFYHKSDYTAHKRTHKGEKSYDCNQCGKTFTSNSVLKSHLRIHTGEKPYKCNVCGKSFSEKSVLTVHQRIHTGEKPYKCSECGKSFYHKSDLTKHQRTHTGEKPYVCNLCGKTFSCNSGLKVHQRRHINEKPTNVISVRNXLLEIYSHSASEYTHMAKTLQMKKRNPSLKQFTPQNTMENLQRT